The following are from one region of the Bos mutus isolate GX-2022 chromosome 18, NWIPB_WYAK_1.1, whole genome shotgun sequence genome:
- the SLC7A6OS gene encoding probable RNA polymerase II nuclear localization protein SLC7A6OS — protein sequence MEAGSTAVLRVKRKLGTEPAEALVLACKRLRSSAVELETPKTSPEGLERAAENNVFQLVATVRSQEEPVQPLLRAALRPSQGSQQRIRHHLRASAREIRQEGRYRVVFSRRSSGIPSDSLESEDASGTAKAADDANFQLLDLVHEEDAEVAAAAISCKKSDPDVILCNCVELIREGLNVSQCGPSSGHQKEQKDDFVYDIYCLERATPGWIENILSVQPYSHEWELVNDDQQPEDIYDDEDDENSENNWRNEYPEEENSDEDEDSRGSDNYSSSEERDNSRPPMWSKYPLDVQREFDYDSSHDLDSD from the exons ATGGAGGCTGGAAGTACAGCTGTTCTCCGGGTGAAGCGGAAGCTCGGCACAGAGCCCGCCGAGGCTTTGGTCCTCGCTTGTAAACGCCTCCGCTCCAGTGCAGTTGAATTGGAAACTCCAAAGACGTCTCCAGAGGGTCTGGAGAGAGCAGCAGAAAATAATGTCTTCCAGTTGGTGGCCACCGTGCGCTCACAG GAGGAGCCAGTCCAACCGCTCCTGCGGGCCGCCCTGCGCCCGTCCCAGGGCAGCCAGCAACGTATCCGCCATCATCTCCGCGCTTCTGCTCGGGAGATCCGACAGGAAGGCCGCTACAGAGTAGTCTTTAGCCGCCGATCCTCGGGAATTCCCTCGGACAGCTTGGAGTCCGAGGATGCGTCAGGAACCGCAAAAGCCGCCGACGACGCAAACTTTCAGCTATTAGACCTGGTCCACGAAGAAGATGCAGAGGTCGCCGCCGCCGCGATCTCCTGCAAA AAATCTGACCCAGATGTGATCCTCTGCAACTGTGTAGAGTTGATCCGTGAGGGGTTGAATGTATCTCAATGTGGACCAAGTTCTGGGCATCAGAAAGAACAAAAGGACGACTTTGTGTATGACATTTACTGTTTGGAAAGGGCGACTCCAGGATGGATTGAGAACATCCTCTCTGTGCAGCCCTACAGCCACGAGTGGGAGTTG GTGAATGATGATCAACAACCAGAGGACATttatgatgatgaagatgatgaaaaCAGTGAGAATAACTGGCGCAATGAGTACCCAGAGGAGGAGAACAGTGACGAAGATGAAGATTCCAGAG GCTCTGACAATTACAGCAGCAGCGAAGAAA